A stretch of Vigna angularis cultivar LongXiaoDou No.4 chromosome 4, ASM1680809v1, whole genome shotgun sequence DNA encodes these proteins:
- the LOC108330980 gene encoding E3 ubiquitin-protein ligase ATL4, which produces MASSNSVSSLNVVGYTHTTSPPNNHLSSPSHITLLALTLVILAVTVSLAVYFLLRYRNRFLRRISPSSASLFSSGNPISSDTASPSIVGSLPAFSFSSVTRRSAASGGGEDCAVCLSKFEQHDLLRLLPLCCHAFHAECIDTWLQSNLTCPLCRSAVSASESDLAKVFRSSSVAGGESFRLEIGNISSSDRRGAAADEETRGRSYSVGAFEYLIDEEAAAEVEIEVAFGYAIQRSVSGEKHDGATVEAAADSLPSLAAEVGRGGSNNSSGWLKDYVDRLSNTMSFRSSGRFFTGSSRRSDVVEGGDYDAEANRLGDEIGEMFRWLSAV; this is translated from the coding sequence ATGGCTTCTTCCAATTCCGTTTCTTCTCTTAACGTCGTCGGATACACACACACTACTTCTCCACCAAACAACCACCTATCATCGCCATCACACATCACTCTCCTCGCGCTAACGCTCGTCATCCTCGCCGTTACCGTTTCGCTGGCTGTTTATTTCCTTCTCCGTTACCGTAACCGTTTCCTCCGTCGTATCTCTCCCTCATCCGCTTCATTATTCTCGTCCGGGAATCCGATATCGTCGGACACCGCTTCGCCTTCCATCGTCGGCTCTCTACCGGCGTTCTCCTTCTCCTCCGTGACGAGACGCTCCGCCGCATCCGGTGGCGGCGAGGACTGCGCTGTGTGCTTATCGAAGTTCGAGCAACACGACCTTCTCCGTTTGTTACCTCTATGCTGCCACGCTTTCCACGCTGAATGCATCGACACGTGGCTCCAATCGAACCTCACGTGTCCGCTCTGCCGATCCGCCGTCAGCGCGTCGGAGTCTGACCTCGCCAAGGTCTTCCGCTCGTCGTCCGTCGCCGGCGGCGAGAGCTTTCGGCTTGAGATAGGGAACATCAGCAGCAGCGACCGCCGTGGAGCGGCGGCCGACGAGGAAACGCGCGGGAGGTCCTATTCCGTTGGTGCGTTCGAGTATTTAATTGACGAGGAGGCTGCGGCTGAGGTTGAGATTGAGGTTGCGTTCGGTTATGCTATCCAGAGAAGCGTTTCTGGCGAGAAACATGACGGCGCTACGGTGGAGGCTGCGGCAGATTCTCTGCCGAGCTTGGCTGCTGAGGTAGGGCGTGGAGGAAGTAACAATAGTAGTGGCTGGTTGAAGGATTACGTTGATCGTCTTTCGAATACGATGTCGTTTCGAAGTTCTGGAAGGTTCTTCACTGGGAGTAGTCGCCGAAGCGACGTCGTTGAGGGTGGAGATTACGATGCTGAAGCCAACCGTTTGGGGGATGAAATTGGTGAAATGTTTCGATGGCTCTCGGCGGTTTGA
- the LOC128196091 gene encoding disease resistance protein RPV1-like — protein MARYDVFLCFRGKDTRHTLTGNLYAALQQARFRTFMDDDELKGADQIAYTIVLEASRISIVVLSEHFAFSSWCLDELANILDCMNTKNQAVFPIFYEVDPFYVRHLKGSFGEAMVAHEARFGKDSEKVEKWRSALAQVANLSGWCFGRGRWCFGEECGEEERRGGGECGEDLVAD, from the coding sequence ATGGCGCGTTATGACGTTTTTCTGTGCTTTAGAGGGAAGGACACGCGCCACACCCTCACAGGTAACCTCTATGCTGCTTTGCAGCAGGCTAGATTCAGAACTTTCATGGATGATGACGAGTTGAAGGGTGCCGACCAAATTGCATATACGATCGTTTTGGAAGCATCCAGGATTTCGATCGTTGTTCTCTCCGAACACTTTGCGTTTTCCAGTTGGTGCCTTGATGAACTTGCTAACATCCTAGACTGCATGAACACAAAGAACCAAGCCGTTTTTCCAATCTTTTACGAAGTCGATCCGTTCTATGTAAGGCACCTGAAAGGTAGTTTTGGCGAGGCCATGGTTGCCCATGAAGCTAGATTCGGAAAGGACTCTGAGAAAGTAGAAAAATGGAGGTCAGCTTTGGCTCAAGTGGCCAACTTGTCGGGATGGTGttttggaagaggaagatgGTGTTTTGGAGAGGAGTGCGGGGAGGAGGAGCGGCGCGGCGGAGGGGAGTGTGGTGAGGACCTCGTCGCCGACTGA